A stretch of the Takifugu flavidus isolate HTHZ2018 chromosome 1, ASM371156v2, whole genome shotgun sequence genome encodes the following:
- the LOC130536167 gene encoding G2/M phase-specific E3 ubiquitin-protein ligase-like, with translation MGNYTDLYASDVEDIDEDLVAVDVGNLQHTAVEEMSITLPDIVANLSLPIDHKRVSRFNILRANVWDGAVRGFKRKTYTENCDMLVRFVDDVGVFEEGIDTGGPRREFFTLLMRHLKDRPIFDGPDGHRFVVYNAKAVREDEYFMAGKMIAVSVVHGGPGPHFLSEDLVQYLAGRPSFKSTVNAITDEEIRKVLREIENAASLDALQECTMRHSSVLQTAGCLRRVTSVEEKKDIVADYVRWYVIDRNSSVIDRFKDGLSALQFLTALQQHPSLLIPVLCHSEKRLTGVDIERLFRPDVSPAGSNRRQKESVTLGYWADYLRDCEEGKAAVSVEDVLMFATGLTSLPPSGLEPLPKIEFLDGSPFPMSNTCFNLLKLPLLDSYNVFKAQMDFGIQNSPGFGCL, from the exons TAACTACACAGACCTGTATGCATCAGATGTTGAGGACATTGATGAGGATCTGGTTGCGGTCGATGTTGGGAATTTGCAACACACTGCAGT ggaggagatgagcaTTACACTGCCCGACATTGTGGCAAACTTGTCACTACCTATTGATCACAAAAGGGTCAGCAGGTTCAACATCTTGAGGGCTAATGTTTGGGATGGAGCAGTCAGAGGTTTCAAGCGTAAAACATATACTGAAAACTGTGACATGCTGGTAAGATTTGTTGATGATGTTGGTGTTTTTGAGGAGGGAATTGACACAGGTGGTCCCAGAAGAGAATTCTTCACTCTGCTTATGAGACACCTGAAAGATCGGCCCATTTTCGATGGACCAGATGGACATCGGTTCGTGGTCTACAATGCAAAGG CTGTTAGGGaggatgaatatttcatggcAGGTAAGATGATAGCGGTGTCAGTGGTGCATGGAGGTCCAGGgccccacttcctgtcagaagaTCTTGTACAGTATCTTGCTGGCCGGCCTTCATTCAAATCAACAGTTAATGCAATAACTGATGAGGAAATAAGGAAAGTTTTGCGAGAG attgAGAATGCTGCTTCACTGGATGCTCTGCAAGAATGCACCATGAGACACAGCTCAGTGTTGCAGACAGCAGGCTGTCTGagacgcgtgacctctgtggaagaaaagaaggacattGTGGCAGACTACGTCCGATGGTACGTTATTGACCGCAACTCATCTGTAATTGACAG ATTCAAAGACGGCCTTTCAGCCCTtcagtttctgacagcactaCAGCAACACCCTTCTTTGCTGATCCCAGTTCTGTGCCACTCTGAAAAGCGACTAACTGGCGTTGACATTGAGAGACTCTTTAGACCTGACGTCAGCCCTGCAGGGagcaacaggagacaaaaagaaagtgtaaCATTGGGCTACTGGGCAGACTATCTCCGTGACTGtgaag aaggcaaggctgctgtgtctgtggaaGACGTTTTGATGTTTGCCACAGGGCTGACATCACTTCCCCCTTCTGGGTTGGAACCGTTGCCAAAAATTGAGTTCCTGGACGGCTCTCCATTCCCAATGTCAAATACTTGTTTTAACTTGTTGAAATTACCACTCCTGGATTCCTACAATGTGTTTAAGGCACAAATGGACTTTGGAATTCAAAATAGTCCCGGATTTGGCTGTTTATGA